The following are encoded together in the Streptomyces sp. NBC_01465 genome:
- a CDS encoding radical SAM protein, with product MKLISRFRPTPSPAAVAAPTAPGTRGFVHSLLFDARDTERGALMSLRLAGDSVRCPYAEHPETWFRSTSCRLTSADLHDYALPHLQHLREGRGMEITGGEPLTQPEFTSELLTTFATSGIRTTLRTSGHAPADLDLSLLDAADEVILDLHACDERTSWALHHRRATPALTFARRATAHGTPLRISYALIPGVTDTEAPLTAATELFKELACPVDLHPSTRLAPAALAETRARFEQAGLKVAA from the coding sequence ATGAAGCTCATCAGCCGCTTCCGCCCCACGCCCTCACCGGCAGCCGTGGCCGCACCCACCGCCCCCGGCACCCGCGGTTTCGTCCACTCGCTCCTCTTCGACGCCAGGGACACCGAGCGCGGAGCGCTGATGTCACTGCGACTGGCGGGCGACAGCGTGCGCTGCCCGTACGCCGAGCACCCCGAGACCTGGTTCCGCAGTACGTCGTGCCGCCTGACCAGCGCCGACCTCCACGACTACGCCCTCCCGCACCTTCAGCACCTGCGCGAGGGCCGGGGCATGGAGATCACGGGCGGCGAACCGCTCACCCAGCCCGAGTTCACGTCGGAGCTCCTGACGACCTTCGCAACGTCGGGCATCCGCACGACACTCCGCACCAGCGGCCACGCCCCCGCCGACCTGGACCTCTCCCTCCTGGACGCCGCCGACGAGGTGATCCTGGACCTGCACGCCTGCGACGAGCGCACCAGCTGGGCCCTCCACCACCGCCGGGCCACCCCCGCCCTGACATTCGCCCGCCGAGCAACGGCACACGGAACCCCGCTCCGGATCTCGTACGCCCTGATCCCCGGCGTCACGGACACGGAAGCGCCCCTGACGGCGGCGACGGAACTCTTCAAGGAGCTGGCCTGCCCGGTGGACCTGCACCCCTCCACACGCCTGGCCCCCGCAGCCCTCGCCGAGACCCGCGCCCGCTTCGAGCAGGCAGGTCTCAAGGTCGCGGCGTGA
- a CDS encoding glycoside hydrolase family 18 protein codes for MSTTTHRRRVSGRNKAIGAVVALGLAGGVAFALTSSAQAASVGAAYSKTSGWSGGYTGQYVITNDTDKALADWKLEFDLPAGTKISSLWNAEDTVSGQHVTVKPASWDTTGIAPGKTLTVGFVANSGADAGDPTGCLINNTACSVDSTTPPTATATATPSASASASATPTATASATATATASPTPTATSTSGTSTAAGFSPYVDTSLYPVYDLVAQSKATGVKDFNLAFITDGGSCTPKFGGVTDVGSDAVASQVGDLRALGGDVRVSFGGASGTELGTSCSSVSALQAAYEKVISAYKLTKVDFDIEGGAITNTAANTLRAKAIAGLQSAHPGLEVSYTLPVMPEGLTADGVSLVKNAADNGVNIDAVNIMAMDYGGSYSGDMGTYAEQAATATQAQVKSALGISDSAAWAKVAVTPMIGVNDVNTEIFKVDDATQLATFAKEKGLAWISMWSGARDKECSGGAKNYADPTCSSIVQDANAFAKAFAAYTK; via the coding sequence ATGAGCACGACGACGCACCGGCGCAGAGTGAGCGGCAGGAACAAGGCAATAGGCGCGGTTGTGGCCCTGGGCCTGGCAGGCGGCGTGGCCTTCGCGCTGACGAGTTCGGCGCAGGCCGCCTCCGTCGGTGCCGCGTACAGCAAGACCAGTGGCTGGAGCGGCGGTTACACCGGCCAGTACGTCATCACCAATGACACCGACAAGGCGCTGGCAGACTGGAAGCTGGAGTTCGACCTGCCGGCCGGCACCAAGATCAGCTCGCTGTGGAACGCCGAGGACACCGTCAGCGGCCAGCACGTCACCGTGAAGCCCGCGAGCTGGGACACGACGGGGATCGCCCCCGGCAAGACGCTGACCGTCGGTTTCGTCGCCAACTCCGGTGCGGATGCCGGGGACCCGACCGGCTGTCTCATCAACAACACCGCGTGCTCGGTCGACTCCACGACTCCTCCGACCGCCACGGCGACCGCGACGCCGTCCGCATCGGCCTCCGCGTCCGCCACCCCCACCGCGACGGCGAGCGCCACAGCGACCGCGACCGCTTCCCCGACCCCGACGGCCACCTCCACCTCCGGCACCTCGACCGCCGCGGGCTTCTCGCCGTACGTCGACACCTCGCTCTACCCCGTGTACGACCTGGTCGCCCAGTCCAAGGCGACGGGCGTCAAGGACTTCAACCTGGCGTTCATCACCGACGGCGGCTCCTGCACCCCGAAGTTCGGCGGCGTCACCGACGTCGGCAGCGACGCCGTGGCCTCCCAGGTCGGCGACCTGCGCGCGCTCGGCGGTGACGTCCGGGTCTCCTTCGGCGGCGCGTCGGGCACCGAGCTGGGCACCAGCTGCTCCTCGGTCTCGGCTCTGCAGGCCGCGTACGAGAAGGTCATCTCCGCGTACAAGCTCACCAAGGTCGACTTCGACATCGAAGGCGGTGCGATCACCAACACCGCGGCCAACACCCTGCGCGCCAAGGCCATCGCCGGCCTCCAGTCCGCGCACCCGGGCCTCGAAGTCTCCTACACCCTCCCGGTCATGCCCGAGGGCCTGACCGCCGACGGTGTCTCCCTGGTCAAGAACGCGGCCGACAACGGTGTGAACATCGACGCCGTCAACATCATGGCGATGGACTACGGCGGCTCCTACTCCGGCGACATGGGTACGTACGCCGAGCAGGCGGCCACCGCCACGCAGGCCCAGGTCAAGAGCGCCCTGGGCATCTCGGACAGCGCCGCCTGGGCCAAGGTCGCGGTCACCCCGATGATCGGCGTCAACGACGTCAACACCGAGATCTTCAAGGTCGACGACGCCACCCAGCTGGCCACCTTCGCCAAGGAGAAGGGCCTGGCCTGGATCTCGATGTGGTCCGGCGCCCGTGACAAGGAGTGCTCCGGCGGCGCGAAGAACTACGCCGACCCGACCTGCTCCTCGATCGTCCAGGACGCGAACGCCTTCGCGAAGGCCTTCGCCGCCTACACGAAGTAA
- a CDS encoding sensor histidine kinase, with product MRWALVKVCLAVTAMVVIAFAVPLALVIKEMASDRAFSNAERQAAALGPTLSITTDPVALDGAVKSTAAGADDRIALHIPASGEPGSLPLDLGTGHATAKEIEAARAQSVIAPVKGGSALLQPTALPTGKVAVIEVYVPEGEVSNGVGTSWLVLAGVGLALIVGSVAVADRLGVRMVQPAQRLAGAAQDLGDGKLGARVPEEGPTELRSAAVAFNSMADQVVQLLANERELAADLSHRLRTPLTVLRLNAASLGEGPAAEQTRAAVEQLEREVDTIIRTAREAKPQTQPAGAGAGCDASAVIRERMDFWSALAEDEGREVRLAGVDRTVRIPVARAELAAALDALLGNVFRHTPEGTSFSVDVHNGDDAVIVLVSDAGGGISDPASAMARGNSGRQAGSTGLGLDIVRRVAESTGGDVRIGRSVLGGTEVRIWIALDGGRTAGGGRGHRVRGKRRGSSRRGAGV from the coding sequence ATGAGGTGGGCGCTGGTCAAGGTGTGTCTGGCGGTCACGGCGATGGTCGTGATCGCCTTTGCCGTACCGCTGGCGCTGGTCATCAAGGAGATGGCGAGCGACCGGGCGTTCTCCAACGCCGAGCGGCAGGCGGCCGCCCTCGGCCCCACGCTCTCCATCACCACCGACCCGGTCGCCCTCGACGGGGCCGTCAAGAGCACCGCGGCGGGCGCCGACGACCGCATCGCGCTGCACATCCCGGCCTCGGGGGAGCCCGGCTCGCTGCCGCTGGACCTCGGCACGGGGCACGCGACCGCCAAGGAGATCGAGGCCGCGCGCGCCCAGTCCGTCATCGCCCCCGTCAAGGGCGGCTCCGCGCTCCTCCAGCCGACCGCGCTGCCCACCGGCAAGGTCGCGGTCATCGAGGTGTACGTACCCGAGGGCGAGGTCTCCAACGGCGTCGGCACCTCCTGGCTGGTCCTCGCCGGCGTCGGGCTCGCGCTGATCGTCGGCTCGGTGGCGGTCGCCGACCGGCTCGGCGTCCGCATGGTGCAGCCCGCCCAGCGGCTCGCGGGCGCGGCCCAGGACCTGGGGGACGGCAAGCTCGGGGCGCGCGTTCCCGAGGAGGGGCCGACCGAACTGCGCTCGGCCGCCGTCGCGTTCAACTCCATGGCCGATCAGGTCGTACAACTCCTCGCCAACGAACGGGAGTTGGCGGCGGACCTCTCGCACCGGCTGCGCACTCCGCTCACCGTCCTGCGGCTCAATGCCGCCTCCCTCGGCGAGGGGCCTGCTGCCGAGCAGACCCGGGCCGCCGTCGAGCAGCTGGAGCGCGAGGTCGACACGATCATCCGGACCGCCCGCGAGGCCAAACCGCAGACCCAGCCCGCAGGAGCGGGCGCCGGGTGCGACGCCTCCGCGGTGATCCGGGAGCGCATGGACTTCTGGTCGGCGCTCGCGGAGGACGAGGGGCGCGAGGTGCGGCTCGCGGGCGTGGATCGTACCGTACGCATCCCGGTCGCCCGCGCCGAACTGGCCGCCGCGCTCGACGCGTTGCTCGGCAACGTCTTCCGGCACACCCCCGAGGGCACGTCCTTCTCGGTCGACGTCCACAACGGCGACGACGCCGTGATCGTGCTCGTCTCGGACGCAGGCGGCGGGATATCCGACCCCGCCTCCGCGATGGCGCGCGGCAACAGCGGGCGGCAGGCGGGCTCGACCGGCCTCGGTCTGGACATCGTCCGCCGGGTCGCGGAGTCCACCGGCGGCGACGTACGCATCGGGCGCTCGGTGCTCGGCGGGACCGAGGTCCGCATCTGGATCGCACTCGACGGCGGGCGCACCGCGGGGGGCGGGCGGGGACACCGGGTGCGCGGGAAGCGGCGCGGGTCGTCACGCAGGGGTGCCGGAGTCTGA
- a CDS encoding response regulator transcription factor has protein sequence MASVLVVEDDQFVRSALIRHLTEASHTVRSVGTALEALREVAHFSFDVVILDLGLPDLDGSEALKMLRGITDVPVIIATARDDEAEIVRLLNDGADDYLTKPFSVEHLSARMAAVLRRSRATAGAEPPSRVIQVGGLSIDPLRRQAELDGGQLDLTRREFDLLAFLAGRPGVVVPRKELLAEVWQQSYGDDQTIDVHLSWLRRKLGETAAKPRYLHTLRGVGVKLEPPR, from the coding sequence ATGGCAAGTGTGCTCGTGGTCGAGGACGACCAGTTCGTACGCTCAGCCCTCATCCGGCACCTGACCGAGGCCTCCCACACCGTACGGAGCGTCGGCACGGCCCTGGAGGCGCTGCGCGAGGTGGCCCATTTCAGTTTCGACGTCGTGATTCTCGACCTCGGACTGCCCGACCTGGACGGGTCCGAGGCGCTGAAGATGCTGCGCGGGATCACCGACGTACCCGTGATCATCGCCACAGCGCGCGACGACGAGGCGGAGATCGTCCGGCTGCTGAACGACGGCGCCGACGACTACCTCACCAAGCCCTTCTCGGTGGAGCACCTCTCCGCTCGGATGGCCGCCGTACTGCGCCGCTCGCGCGCGACCGCCGGCGCCGAGCCGCCGTCCCGGGTGATCCAGGTCGGGGGTCTCTCCATCGACCCGCTGCGCCGCCAGGCCGAGCTCGATGGAGGCCAACTCGACCTGACACGGCGCGAGTTCGACCTGCTCGCCTTTCTCGCCGGGCGTCCCGGTGTCGTCGTACCGCGCAAGGAACTGCTCGCCGAGGTGTGGCAGCAGTCGTACGGTGACGACCAGACCATCGATGTCCATCTGTCCTGGTTGCGCCGGAAACTGGGTGAGACGGCCGCCAAGCCCCGCTATCTGCACACCCTGCGCGGGGTCGGAGTGAAGCTGGAGCCGCCGCGATGA
- a CDS encoding spermidine synthase has protein sequence MAKNKRQGRAAPESVVEPVDGGLAELIPDRDRPRAWTLLLDGAPQSHVDLDDPRHLDFEYQRRLGHVADLVAPLPQPLQVLHLGGGAFTLARYVAATRPRSTQQIVEIDGPLVQLVRRALPLDPAARIRVRSADARAGLAKIPDGWADLVIADVFSGARTPAHLTSGEFLADVRRALKPGGWYAANLADGPPLAHLRAQIATAATVFPELALAADPTVFRGRRFGNAVLVASAVPLPVAELTRRIAGDPHPGRVEHGRALADFTGGAVAVTDASAAPSPAPPPGVFR, from the coding sequence GTGGCCAAAAACAAGCGTCAGGGGCGGGCGGCCCCCGAATCCGTCGTCGAGCCCGTCGACGGCGGTCTCGCCGAGCTGATACCCGACCGGGACCGTCCCCGCGCGTGGACCCTCCTCCTGGACGGCGCCCCGCAGTCCCACGTGGACCTCGACGATCCTCGCCACCTCGACTTCGAGTACCAGCGCCGCCTCGGCCATGTCGCCGACCTCGTCGCGCCGCTGCCCCAGCCGCTCCAGGTCCTCCACCTCGGCGGCGGCGCCTTCACCCTCGCCCGGTACGTCGCCGCCACCCGCCCCCGCTCCACGCAGCAGATCGTCGAGATCGACGGGCCCCTGGTCCAACTCGTGCGCCGCGCCCTCCCGTTGGACCCCGCCGCCCGCATCAGGGTCCGGTCCGCCGACGCCCGGGCGGGGCTCGCCAAGATCCCCGACGGGTGGGCCGACCTGGTCATCGCCGACGTGTTCAGCGGCGCCCGGACCCCGGCCCACCTCACCTCCGGCGAGTTTCTCGCCGACGTACGACGGGCGCTGAAGCCGGGCGGCTGGTACGCGGCCAATCTCGCCGACGGGCCTCCGCTCGCGCATCTGCGCGCCCAGATCGCCACCGCCGCCACGGTCTTCCCCGAACTGGCCCTGGCCGCCGACCCGACCGTGTTCCGCGGCCGCCGCTTCGGCAACGCCGTCCTGGTCGCCTCCGCCGTGCCGCTGCCGGTCGCCGAGCTGACCCGCCGTATCGCGGGCGACCCGCATCCCGGACGCGTCGAACACGGGCGTGCGCTGGCCGACTTCACCGGGGGAGCGGTCGCCGTCACGGATGCGAGCGCGGCCCCGTCACCCGCCCCGCCGCCCGGAGTTTTCCGCTAG
- a CDS encoding histidine phosphatase family protein, producing the protein MAPRMLLARHGQTEWSLSGRHTGRTDIPLLEEGRRGAKLLGERLHRAPWDALPDTDVLTSPLVRASETCELAGFGERAQTWDALMEWHYGEYEGMTPPEIQAIRPGWFIWRDGVPGGESVADVTARADEVIEKIRSGGRDVLVFAHGHILRALGARWLGYDLDFGARIRLAPTSLSVLGWAYDAPAVERWNDTGHLEQ; encoded by the coding sequence GTGGCACCGCGCATGCTGCTGGCCCGGCACGGGCAGACCGAGTGGTCGCTCTCGGGCAGGCACACCGGCAGGACGGACATCCCCCTCCTCGAGGAGGGCCGCCGCGGCGCGAAGCTCCTCGGCGAGCGGCTGCACCGGGCGCCGTGGGACGCACTGCCGGACACCGACGTGCTGACCAGCCCCCTCGTCCGCGCGAGCGAGACCTGCGAGCTGGCCGGCTTCGGGGAGCGCGCGCAGACGTGGGACGCGCTCATGGAGTGGCACTACGGGGAGTACGAGGGCATGACGCCGCCCGAGATCCAGGCGATCAGGCCGGGCTGGTTCATCTGGCGCGACGGGGTCCCCGGCGGCGAGTCCGTCGCCGACGTCACCGCCCGCGCCGACGAGGTGATCGAGAAGATCCGCTCGGGCGGCCGCGACGTCCTGGTCTTCGCGCACGGCCACATCCTGCGGGCCCTCGGCGCGCGCTGGCTCGGCTACGACCTGGACTTCGGTGCCCGCATCCGGCTCGCCCCGACCTCGCTGTCCGTGCTCGGGTGGGCGTACGACGCCCCCGCGGTCGAGCGGTGGAACGACACCGGGCACCTGGAGCAGTAG
- a CDS encoding phosphatase PAP2 family protein, whose protein sequence is MPYSEPRTRPRWWTELLLIAVVYSAYSGGRLLARGSTADAVDHGLEILRAEKFLHLNLEHPLNRFLTHTPAVGIPADFIYASLHYLVTPAVLIWLFRRRPVQYRAARTWLMISTLLGLIGFTLLPTCPPRLLAASEGFVDTMAQFSSYGWWGSEASAPRGMGGMTNQFAAMPSLHVGWALWCGVMLWRYGRTPLARVLAVAYPLTITFVVMGTANHYFFDALAGAAVMGVGFLLTKPALALTDRVRARFSATTTPAPSPIVSAGCKTSAGERIPGQRTSSASADAPADDGTSTAAR, encoded by the coding sequence ATGCCGTACAGCGAGCCCCGCACCAGGCCCCGCTGGTGGACCGAGCTGCTGCTCATAGCCGTGGTCTACTCGGCCTACTCGGGCGGGCGCCTGCTGGCCAGAGGCTCCACCGCGGACGCGGTCGACCACGGCCTGGAGATACTCAGGGCCGAGAAGTTCCTGCATCTCAACCTCGAGCACCCGCTGAACCGCTTCCTCACGCACACCCCGGCCGTGGGCATACCGGCCGACTTCATCTACGCCTCCCTGCACTATCTGGTCACCCCGGCCGTGCTGATCTGGCTCTTCCGCCGCCGCCCCGTCCAGTACCGCGCGGCCCGCACCTGGCTGATGATCTCCACGCTGCTCGGCCTGATCGGCTTCACGCTGCTCCCGACCTGTCCGCCGCGGCTGCTCGCGGCGAGCGAGGGCTTCGTCGACACGATGGCCCAGTTCAGTTCGTACGGCTGGTGGGGCAGCGAGGCGAGCGCGCCGCGCGGCATGGGCGGAATGACGAATCAGTTCGCGGCGATGCCGAGCCTGCACGTCGGCTGGGCGCTGTGGTGCGGGGTCATGCTGTGGCGCTACGGACGGACTCCGCTGGCCCGCGTGCTGGCGGTCGCGTACCCGCTGACCATCACTTTCGTGGTGATGGGGACGGCCAACCACTACTTCTTCGACGCGCTGGCGGGGGCGGCCGTGATGGGCGTCGGCTTCCTGCTCACGAAGCCCGCGCTGGCTCTCACGGACCGGGTGCGCGCACGCTTCTCGGCCACCACAACTCCCGCTCCGTCCCCGATTGTCAGTGCCGGATGCAAGACTTCCGCGGGTGAGCGCATCCCTGGCCAGCGGACCTCCTCCGCATCTGCCGACGCACCCGCCGACGACGGCACTTCGACAGCGGCTCGCTGA
- a CDS encoding AAA family ATPase translates to MTPSPGFDPGAEAARATQAILDSTLHDAARGVVVDSPPGAGKSTLVVRAARELAAAGRPLMVIAQTNAQVDDLVVRLADKDPDLPVGRLHSSDPDPYDKVLDDLPNVRKSSKAADLTGLDIVISTAAKWAHVKNVDPWQHAIVDEAYQMRSDALLAVAGLFERALFVGDPGQLDPFSVVGADQWAGLSYDPSASAVSTLLAHNPDLPQHRLPVSWRLPASAAPLVSSAFYPYTPFRSGTDHGDRRLTFGVPSDGTAPDRALDEAAESGWALLELPARHTPRTDPEAVRALAHTVRRLLDRGGAALSEQSADPVPLTADRIAVGTAHRDQAAAVRAALSDLGVTGVAVDTANRLQGREFDVTVILHPLSGRPDATAFHLETGRLCVLASRHRHACIVVCREGVAELLDEHPSTEPVHLGVTLKFPDGWEANHAVLAHLAEHRVPWTS, encoded by the coding sequence GTGACCCCCTCCCCCGGCTTCGACCCCGGCGCGGAAGCCGCCCGCGCCACACAAGCCATCCTCGACTCGACGCTGCACGACGCCGCCCGCGGCGTCGTCGTCGACTCCCCGCCCGGCGCGGGGAAGTCGACCCTCGTGGTCCGTGCGGCCCGCGAACTCGCCGCCGCAGGGCGTCCGTTGATGGTCATCGCGCAGACGAACGCCCAGGTCGACGACCTGGTGGTCCGCCTCGCCGACAAGGACCCCGACCTCCCCGTCGGCCGCCTCCACAGCAGCGACCCCGACCCGTACGACAAGGTCCTCGACGACCTCCCGAACGTCCGCAAGTCGTCCAAGGCCGCCGACCTCACCGGCCTCGACATCGTGATCTCGACCGCCGCGAAGTGGGCCCACGTCAAGAACGTCGACCCCTGGCAGCACGCGATCGTCGACGAGGCGTACCAGATGCGCTCGGACGCACTCCTCGCCGTCGCGGGCCTCTTCGAGCGGGCCCTGTTCGTGGGCGACCCTGGCCAGTTGGACCCCTTCTCGGTGGTCGGAGCAGACCAATGGGCCGGCCTGTCCTACGACCCCTCGGCGAGCGCGGTCTCCACGCTCCTCGCCCACAACCCGGACCTCCCCCAGCACCGCCTCCCGGTCTCCTGGCGCCTGCCGGCCTCGGCGGCCCCGCTGGTGTCGAGCGCGTTCTACCCGTACACGCCCTTCCGCAGCGGTACGGACCACGGCGACCGGCGCCTGACCTTCGGCGTCCCGTCCGACGGCACGGCGCCCGACCGGGCCCTGGACGAGGCGGCGGAGTCCGGCTGGGCCCTGCTCGAGCTCCCCGCCCGCCACACCCCGCGCACCGACCCCGAGGCGGTCAGGGCCCTGGCCCACACGGTCCGCCGCCTCCTGGACCGCGGCGGCGCGGCCCTCAGCGAGCAGTCCGCCGACCCGGTCCCGCTGACGGCGGACCGGATCGCGGTGGGGACGGCACACCGGGACCAGGCGGCGGCGGTACGGGCAGCCCTGTCCGACCTGGGCGTGACGGGCGTCGCGGTGGACACCGCCAACCGCCTCCAGGGCCGCGAGTTCGACGTGACGGTGATCCTGCACCCCCTGTCGGGCCGCCCCGACGCGACGGCGTTCCACCTGGAGACGGGCCGCCTCTGCGTCCTGGCCTCCCGCCACCGCCACGCGTGCATCGTGGTCTGCCGCGAGGGCGTGGCGGAGCTCCTGGACGAACACCCCTCGACGGAACCGGTCCACCTGGGAGTGACGCTGAAGTTCCCGGACGGCTGGGAGGCGAACCACGCGGTCCTGGCCCACCTCGCGGAACACCGGGTGCCCTGGACCAGCTGA
- a CDS encoding bifunctional DNA primase/polymerase, which yields MSDVFSLLRDSDRDRTHTQAAEVTPAGAAWLASAVAYPRSTLSLWESRPVAPVVLPCGSAFDVVNVPAMFGRRMLDALWAEGPGCGPVATHRGRMLLFTAPGTAQRLPSLLDWEEWGSEVPPLLCHGVGDAVTVPSPARTDAPAGARWVVAPDTRHPWLPGPEVMLWACVRAARATSVSSPRISIFPPADQGANVYDVTRRR from the coding sequence ATGAGCGACGTTTTCTCCCTCCTCCGTGACAGCGACCGCGACCGCACCCACACCCAGGCCGCCGAGGTGACCCCGGCGGGCGCCGCCTGGCTCGCCTCCGCCGTCGCCTACCCGCGCTCCACGCTCTCGCTGTGGGAGTCCCGGCCCGTCGCCCCGGTCGTCCTGCCCTGCGGGTCGGCCTTCGACGTGGTCAATGTGCCCGCGATGTTCGGCCGGCGGATGCTGGACGCCTTATGGGCGGAGGGCCCGGGGTGCGGCCCGGTCGCCACGCACCGGGGCCGGATGCTGCTCTTCACCGCCCCGGGGACCGCCCAGCGACTGCCCTCGCTCCTCGACTGGGAGGAGTGGGGCTCGGAAGTGCCGCCGCTGCTCTGTCACGGCGTCGGCGACGCCGTGACCGTACCGTCGCCGGCCCGTACCGACGCCCCCGCCGGGGCCCGCTGGGTGGTCGCCCCCGACACCCGCCACCCCTGGCTCCCGGGGCCCGAGGTGATGCTCTGGGCCTGCGTACGCGCAGCCCGTGCGACCTCGGTGTCCTCCCCGCGGATATCGATTTTTCCTCCGGCCGATCAGGGTGCTAATGTCTACGACGTCACCAGGCGCCGTTAG
- a CDS encoding M6 family metalloprotease domain-containing protein gives MGGVFRIRYPEVDVERHPTPGGVDRRLRSTAAGLTSLLALAAITLAAGPAVAASAAAGPCALPRTGAHHSLGLDSWNSAYTRPDKALDAVMIFLSFPDSEPLSTPEELAGDYFPATSNFFQRASYGKFTLRPHPLKQWIQMPESATSYDIERDWDADRRTAYLRDAVAAADPSVDFGKYDVVYLVADPDAPGVNADATKVVNFDTPMRADGHDLKRLVTVFEQHPPDRNVLAHETGHVFDLPDLYHRPTDGNGDWDTYVGDWDVMGSQFGLAPDFFAWHKWKLGWLDPRQVACVQRGGGGRLTLDSLESLPARGGGGGGTRLAVVRTGDDSVIAIEARSSTGNDRSTCTEGVLLYRVRSGTESGGGPVEVIDTHPRTAACWDQSVYPQLADAPLRVGETFTVPDDGTRVQVTDRTRSGAWTIRVTPGPA, from the coding sequence GTGGGTGGGGTGTTCCGCATCCGTTACCCGGAGGTCGACGTGGAGCGTCATCCGACACCCGGGGGAGTGGACCGCCGCCTGCGCAGTACGGCGGCCGGCCTCACTTCCCTGTTGGCGCTCGCCGCCATCACTCTGGCGGCAGGTCCCGCCGTCGCCGCATCGGCGGCCGCCGGGCCCTGCGCGCTGCCGCGCACGGGCGCGCACCACTCGCTGGGCCTGGACAGCTGGAATTCCGCGTACACCCGCCCCGACAAGGCGCTCGACGCGGTCATGATCTTCCTGTCCTTCCCGGACTCGGAGCCGCTGTCCACCCCCGAGGAACTCGCGGGCGACTACTTCCCCGCCACCAGCAACTTCTTCCAGCGCGCCTCGTACGGGAAGTTCACGCTGCGCCCGCATCCGCTGAAGCAGTGGATCCAGATGCCCGAGTCGGCGACCTCGTACGACATAGAGCGGGACTGGGACGCCGACCGGCGCACCGCCTATCTGCGCGACGCGGTCGCCGCCGCGGACCCCTCGGTGGACTTCGGCAAGTACGACGTCGTCTATCTCGTCGCCGATCCGGACGCCCCCGGGGTCAACGCCGACGCCACCAAGGTCGTCAACTTCGACACCCCGATGCGGGCCGACGGCCACGACCTCAAGCGCCTGGTCACCGTCTTCGAGCAGCACCCGCCGGACCGCAACGTGCTGGCCCACGAGACCGGGCACGTCTTCGACCTGCCCGACCTCTACCACCGGCCGACGGACGGCAACGGCGACTGGGACACCTACGTCGGCGACTGGGACGTCATGGGCAGCCAGTTCGGGCTCGCCCCGGACTTCTTCGCCTGGCACAAGTGGAAGCTGGGCTGGCTCGACCCGCGCCAGGTCGCGTGCGTGCAGCGCGGCGGCGGCGGGCGCCTCACCCTGGACTCGCTGGAGTCGCTGCCCGCCCGCGGCGGGGGCGGTGGCGGGACGCGGCTCGCGGTCGTACGGACCGGGGACGACAGCGTCATCGCCATCGAGGCCCGCTCGTCCACCGGCAACGACCGCTCGACCTGCACCGAGGGCGTGCTCCTGTACCGGGTGCGCAGCGGGACGGAGTCGGGCGGCGGGCCCGTCGAGGTGATCGACACGCACCCGAGGACCGCGGCCTGCTGGGACCAGTCGGTCTATCCGCAGCTCGCCGATGCGCCGCTCCGGGTCGGCGAGACCTTCACGGTGCCGGACGACGGGACGAGGGTGCAGGTGACCGACCGGACGCGGTCGGGGGCCTGGACGATCAGGGTCACGCCGGGTCCGGCGTAG